One genomic window of Sulfurirhabdus autotrophica includes the following:
- a CDS encoding metal ABC transporter substrate-binding protein, translated as MKNSVLIAFSIMFLGLAQGASAALNVFACEPEWGALVQELGGDKVSIYTATTAMQDPHRIQARPSLIARARSADLLVCTGSELEIGWLPILLRQSGNDAIQPGKAGYFEAANYVQMLEKPTRLDRAEGDVHPGGNPHIQTDPRNILLVANALLPRLTQIDHNNAAYYEARHKAFADRWKSALQRWEKEAVPLKGLPIIVQHKGFPYMENWLGLKEVAALEPKPGVEPTSSHLAEVLSQVQSQKVAVIIRAAYNDGRASDWLAERAKIHALALPFTVGGSEKATDLFGLYEDTIQRLLSAIK; from the coding sequence ATGAAAAATTCGGTTTTAATTGCATTTTCTATTATGTTTCTAGGACTTGCCCAGGGTGCGTCGGCAGCATTGAATGTTTTTGCCTGTGAACCAGAGTGGGGTGCGCTGGTTCAGGAATTAGGTGGTGATAAAGTGTCCATCTATACTGCTACTACTGCCATGCAGGATCCCCATCGCATACAGGCGAGGCCAAGTCTGATTGCACGAGCCAGATCAGCTGATTTGCTGGTGTGCACAGGGTCAGAACTGGAAATCGGCTGGTTGCCGATTTTGTTGCGACAATCTGGAAATGATGCAATTCAGCCGGGGAAGGCTGGCTATTTTGAAGCGGCGAATTATGTGCAAATGCTTGAAAAGCCGACTCGTCTGGATCGTGCTGAGGGAGATGTACATCCAGGCGGCAATCCTCATATCCAAACCGACCCCCGCAATATACTGTTGGTGGCCAATGCGTTGCTACCAAGGTTGACACAGATAGATCATAACAATGCAGCCTATTATGAAGCCCGCCACAAAGCCTTTGCAGATCGCTGGAAGAGTGCGTTGCAACGATGGGAGAAAGAAGCCGTACCGCTCAAAGGCTTGCCCATTATTGTGCAGCACAAGGGATTTCCTTATATGGAAAACTGGCTGGGGTTAAAAGAAGTGGCAGCACTTGAACCCAAACCGGGTGTAGAGCCAACCAGTTCCCATTTGGCAGAAGTGTTGTCACAAGTCCAAAGTCAGAAAGTTGCTGTGATCATTCGCGCTGCCTATAACGATGGTCGTGCCTCAGATTGGCTAGCGGAACGCGCGAAAATACATGCGCTCGCACTCCCTTTCACAGTAGGTGGATCGGAAAAAGCGACAGATCTGTTTGGCTTGTATGAAGACACAATTCAGCGTTTGTTGAGCGCCATAAAATGA
- the xerC gene encoding tyrosine recombinase XerC, giving the protein MSEKELTPAYLEGYQSYLAHEKRLSKLTCENYLRDVRQFIELSSETPLEQLQIHHVRRFVAQLHSRGLNGKSLARMLSAWRGFYKYLARDHHFTHNPCLGMRAPKSAKKLPNVLSPDEASKLVSMNSETPLGVRDKAIFELFYSSGLRLSELVELRLENLDLVAGEVRVTGKGNKTRIVPVGKFAVEAIQAWLAVRASLAQTQETTIFLGKQGKPLSQRSVQYRIKEWALKQGLTGNVHPHVLRHSFATHLLQSSGDLRAVQEMLGHASISTTQVYTHLDFQHLAKVYDAAHPRAKKKP; this is encoded by the coding sequence ATGAGCGAGAAGGAACTAACCCCGGCTTATTTGGAGGGTTATCAATCCTATCTTGCTCATGAAAAGCGTTTAAGTAAACTCACTTGCGAAAATTATTTGCGGGATGTGCGGCAATTTATCGAACTGTCCAGCGAAACACCACTGGAGCAGTTGCAAATTCACCATGTTCGGCGTTTCGTTGCCCAACTTCACAGCCGTGGGTTAAACGGTAAAAGCCTGGCCAGAATGCTTTCGGCCTGGCGAGGGTTTTACAAATATCTGGCGCGGGACCACCATTTTACGCATAACCCCTGTTTGGGAATGCGGGCACCAAAATCCGCAAAAAAACTTCCCAATGTGTTGTCTCCCGATGAAGCCAGTAAACTGGTTTCCATGAATAGCGAAACGCCACTAGGCGTGCGTGACAAGGCTATTTTCGAGCTGTTTTATTCCTCTGGATTGCGTTTAAGCGAACTGGTCGAATTAAGGCTGGAAAATCTTGATCTGGTTGCGGGTGAAGTTCGTGTGACTGGTAAAGGAAATAAAACGCGCATTGTTCCAGTAGGAAAGTTTGCTGTCGAAGCTATCCAGGCATGGCTAGCCGTAAGAGCAAGCCTGGCTCAGACACAAGAGACCACTATTTTTCTGGGTAAACAGGGTAAACCTTTGTCGCAGCGGTCTGTTCAGTATCGGATCAAGGAATGGGCGCTGAAACAGGGTTTAACGGGTAACGTACATCCCCACGTTTTACGTCATTCTTTCGCCACGCACTTATTGCAGTCCAGTGGTGATCTGCGGGCTGTGCAGGAAATGCTCGGGCATGCCAGTATTTCCACCACGCAAGTTTATACCCATCTGGATTTTCAGCATTTGGCCAAGGTGTATGATGCGGCGCATCCACGGGCAAAGAAGAAGCCATAA
- a CDS encoding HPF/RaiA family ribosome-associated protein produces the protein MKLPFELVMRDIPHSDAIEAHIHKKAEKLDVFYDKIMRCRVVVEAPHRHQHHGKLFNVRIDVTVPGAELVVNRDKDEDVYVAIRDSFNAMVRKLEDYGRRQRGEIKAHDMALHGHIAKLFKDEGYGFITMEDGRELYFHQANLANEDFDRLDIGEDVHFIETMGSEGPQANRVSVRK, from the coding sequence ATGAAACTTCCATTTGAACTTGTTATGCGGGATATCCCTCATTCAGATGCCATTGAGGCGCATATCCATAAGAAGGCTGAAAAGCTGGATGTATTTTACGATAAGATCATGCGTTGCCGGGTGGTCGTTGAAGCGCCGCATCGGCACCAGCATCACGGCAAACTTTTTAATGTACGTATTGATGTCACTGTGCCTGGTGCAGAGCTAGTGGTTAACCGCGATAAAGACGAAGATGTTTATGTGGCGATCAGGGATTCTTTTAATGCCATGGTGCGCAAACTTGAGGATTATGGCCGTCGCCAGCGAGGCGAAATAAAAGCGCATGATATGGCGTTGCATGGTCATATTGCCAAATTATTCAAGGATGAGGGGTATGGCTTTATCACAATGGAAGATGGGCGTGAACTCTATTTTCATCAAGCGAACCTGGCAAATGAAGATTTTGACCGGTTAGATATAGGAGAGGACGTTCATTTTATTGAAACAATGGGCAGCGAAGGTCCCCAGGCAAATCGTGTGAGTGTTAGAAAGTAG
- a CDS encoding porin family protein: MFNKTPCAVAIGTALMVIFSADVMAADSAELQKIHNEIQQLKENYEARIQSLETRLKDAEAFAAKADDKASQVASAPVSGPPSGANSFNPAISLVLSGTYSNLSQDPANYRITGYVPSGDIGPGKRGFSLAESELGVYANIDPDFYGGLNFAMHPDNTASVEEAFVQTIGLKRGLTFKAGRYFSGIGYLNEQHAHVWDFVDNPLAYQAFLGTQLGEDGLQVKWLAPTDTYLELGAEIGRGRSFPGSDRDKNGAGASTIFAHAGGDVGINQSWRAGLSFLQTSPQNRQYSVIDAAGDTVKNAFTGNSGLWIADFVWKYAPNGDPAFSNFKLQGEYLRRREDGNLAYKVDTSPVISSYASAQSGWYVQGVYQFVPHWRVGLRTERLSSGGVDYGVNNANLLRPDYIPTKNSVMVDYSPSEFSRLRLQLAQDKSRQGAADNQVFLQYIMSLGAHGAHIY, translated from the coding sequence ATGTTTAATAAAACACCGTGTGCAGTGGCCATTGGCACTGCATTGATGGTTATATTTTCTGCGGACGTTATGGCGGCTGATTCAGCCGAATTGCAGAAAATTCACAATGAAATTCAGCAGTTAAAAGAAAATTATGAGGCAAGAATTCAATCGCTTGAGACGCGTCTAAAAGATGCAGAGGCATTTGCAGCGAAAGCTGATGATAAAGCAAGCCAGGTAGCATCTGCTCCGGTTTCAGGTCCGCCATCCGGGGCAAATTCTTTTAATCCAGCTATTTCGCTGGTACTGTCAGGCACCTATTCTAATTTGTCGCAAGATCCTGCGAATTATCGCATTACCGGTTATGTGCCCAGTGGTGATATTGGTCCCGGGAAACGGGGGTTCAGTCTGGCAGAATCTGAGTTGGGAGTGTATGCCAACATAGATCCTGATTTTTATGGTGGCTTGAATTTTGCCATGCATCCGGATAATACCGCTTCTGTTGAAGAAGCCTTCGTACAAACGATAGGATTAAAGAGGGGGTTGACCTTCAAAGCAGGGCGCTATTTCTCCGGCATTGGCTATCTTAATGAACAGCATGCGCACGTATGGGATTTTGTAGACAATCCATTGGCGTACCAAGCGTTCCTGGGGACGCAGTTGGGTGAAGACGGTCTTCAGGTTAAATGGCTGGCACCAACCGATACTTATCTGGAATTGGGCGCAGAAATCGGCCGTGGCAGAAGTTTTCCTGGCTCTGATCGTGATAAAAACGGGGCTGGTGCCAGTACGATATTTGCCCATGCGGGGGGAGATGTGGGGATAAATCAGAGCTGGCGAGCTGGTTTGTCTTTTCTGCAAACTTCCCCGCAAAACCGCCAGTATTCGGTTATAGATGCCGCAGGTGATACGGTTAAAAATGCATTTACAGGAAATAGCGGGCTCTGGATCGCTGATTTTGTCTGGAAATATGCGCCTAACGGGGATCCTGCTTTTAGCAACTTCAAACTGCAAGGCGAATATTTGCGCCGCAGGGAAGACGGGAATCTTGCCTATAAGGTGGATACTTCGCCCGTTATAAGCAGTTACGCTTCTGCTCAATCGGGCTGGTATGTGCAAGGTGTTTATCAGTTCGTGCCACATTGGCGAGTAGGATTGCGTACCGAGCGTTTGAGCAGTGGTGGCGTAGATTATGGCGTAAATAATGCAAACCTGTTGAGACCGGATTACATTCCGACGAAAAACAGTGTAATGGTCGATTATAGCCCCAGTGAGTTCAGCCGGTTGCGGTTACAGTTAGCACAAGACAAATCGCGGCAAGGGGCTGCCGATAATCAGGTATTTCTGCAATACATCATGAGCCTGGGTGCTCATGGCGCTCATATATATTAA
- a CDS encoding metal ABC transporter permease — MSINGLDLTILGPAFLAGMLVLATHVPMGMQVLARGIVFIDLAIAQIAGLGVVAADGMGWEPQGWAVQVVAVSAALLGGVLLTYTEKRWPDIQEALIGVLFVLAASGGVLLLANNPHGGEHLKDLLVGQILWVNFSQLLPVVLLTAVILFMWFGFRERLGRLGFYLMFALAVTASVQLVGVYLVFASLIVPALACRRYPLRWRLPISYTLGVLGYALGLILSSLYDLPSGAVIVWTLAGLGLVVYALKLDRLTGNT; from the coding sequence ATGAGCATAAATGGGCTCGATTTGACCATACTCGGCCCCGCTTTTCTGGCTGGAATGCTTGTGTTGGCTACCCATGTGCCGATGGGTATGCAAGTGCTGGCGCGGGGGATTGTGTTTATTGATCTGGCAATTGCGCAAATTGCCGGATTAGGTGTAGTGGCAGCCGATGGAATGGGTTGGGAACCGCAAGGTTGGGCTGTTCAAGTGGTTGCGGTCAGTGCTGCATTGCTTGGCGGGGTATTGTTAACGTATACAGAGAAACGCTGGCCGGATATACAGGAAGCCCTGATTGGTGTGTTGTTTGTATTGGCAGCCAGCGGTGGCGTATTGCTGCTGGCCAATAACCCTCACGGAGGCGAGCATTTGAAAGATTTGCTGGTCGGGCAGATTCTTTGGGTGAATTTTTCTCAGCTTTTGCCTGTTGTTTTGCTAACTGCAGTTATTCTTTTCATGTGGTTTGGTTTCAGGGAACGGCTTGGCAGGTTGGGATTTTATTTGATGTTTGCTTTGGCTGTGACTGCATCCGTGCAACTGGTTGGCGTGTATCTGGTTTTTGCCAGCCTGATCGTCCCAGCATTGGCATGCAGACGTTACCCCTTACGTTGGCGGCTGCCAATAAGCTATACTTTGGGTGTGCTGGGTTATGCGCTTGGTCTGATATTGTCTTCCTTGTATGATTTGCCAAGTGGCGCAGTGATTGTGTGGACTTTGGCAGGGCTGGGATTGGTGGTTTACGCGCTTAAACTGGACCGGCTGACCGGGAATACGTGA